GCGTTCTAGGATTGTACCAGAGATTTTCTTAAGCCCGGCTCATGCGTCGCACTTCTGCCGTGTCGAATTCAATTTAATTAAGTGCGGCAGAAATGCGACAGCTGATTCAGACGTTTTTCTGCCGAATTGATACCGCCGTGTATGTTGGTCAGCGGAAAAATGTTACAAAGGTTACGTAACTACCTATAAATAGGGTGGACCAAGATACTCAACGGAGGctttttattttgcaaaaaattattgaaggAAGGCGAAGAAAGAGGCTGACAATGCAATAGTATGTGCTGCATTGTCTTGAGCAAAAGCATATAGGTCAATAATTCAAGTTTTGCTGTTGATTGTGCTCATTTTATTTCTATCTTGCCACTGCGCTTTTCTGTCTCGTCTCTTTTTTTTCTGCGGGGCCAAATTTTCATTGTCAGACAAAGAGTAAGAACTTCCCTCTGAATCTGACTCTTCCCTCAGTGACGCCGTCTTGGATAGCTAGCCTCAGTCTACCCATGCTCAATACATTAACATAATGTATGAATTGAATTCGACACGGCAGAAATTCGACGTTTGAATAGGTGTCGCATTTCTGTCGGATAATGCGACAAGACCAGTCGAACGTGCGGCAGAAATGTGGCAGCCGATTCAGACGTCGAATTTCTGCCGCACTTAGTTCGTTGAAGTGAATTCGACACGGCAGAAATGCGACGTATGAACCGGGCGTTGGAGGTAAAAGTATTTTGCTGTACTTTTGTTTGAGTTGACTGAATCTGAACATTTATGCTCATTCAACCGCCGTAGCATTAGTGTTGCATCACTTTGGTcaccattttaatttttgctattatttatggaaatgaaaaaggaagaatttctCTTCATCGTAATTGTTCACCCTTTTTTGATCGAATGCTTTTATGTTGGTTGCTttatacttatttatttatgtttcttATTTCAGAGGCAAGCAACGTGGCACGGGTTTGAAGGTAACGGTTTCAGTCCAAGACAAAAGAGGATCACGCCTACAATACTCTGGTGAAACAAACAGAcagtttgaatttaaaaaatggCACAATATTACCGTGCGATTTCAAGATGCACAATCACTTATTAGAATTTTTGTTGATGATAAGATGATAGTGGTTAAAGAGTTTAGGGGATTTGATATTTTTCCCGATGACGCTCAACTTCGGCTGGCTCAAGTCTACGCAGTCGACGCGGAAGATCTTGGTGCTATCAAGGACAGATTCACAGTAAGTCATTgtcaagagaaaaaaatgtaCCGCAAAGGGAGATTCTTGACTCCCTTTCGAGAGGCTCCCAAAAGTGTGACAATAGCCCCTTTAATTTCGACGCCCATTACAATGTTGTCTTTGGAGTTGTTGTTAGCCAGCGGTGTCTAgatttcattttgctttttcgGAGGGAGAGGTTGAGCAAAGAGCGAACCTTAATGATAAGATACATGTCGTAAAAAAAAGGTCTTAATTGGATGAGGAAGTTAAATCGAGCCTTACGACAATTTTGGCATTGAGGAGTATGGACTTAAGGTCGAATGATCAGTTTGATCTATGAAAGAGCGATGGAAACACTTTGAACACACCCGTGCGTGAAATGATATAGTGATAGCTACTTGGCAAAAAATGATGGAACAGCTTTGAAATTTTCCAGGTAGGGATCGAATCAAAGTTTTGCAGAATCTGACCAACTTTTCGGAGGTCGTATGTTCGATTCTATTCcgaactctgaaatcttttcggTTGTTCCTTCATCCGCTGCCAAGCAACTAGATATCACCTTAACCAACTCATCAGTTGGGTTTGTTTTCCTTGATTGGCTGGTTGCTGATATTGGTCATTTATCTTCTTATTTTAAAGGGAGATCTTCAAGACGTCAAGTTTATCAGGGGAACATCTCTAGATGATTGTCCACCCCTTGACAGGGTAAATGACTCCATCGCATTCCTTATGAAATTATTCTCAAGCATGGTGCTGATGAAGCAAAAACTTAAGGGTGGACAATATAGAAAATGGACGATCTCTTGTCACTCAAACTCGGAATTGGTTAGGGATATCTGGCTACGTCGAAAATTGAAGCACGCTGAGTTTCTCTGTGGTTCAAAATAATGTATATTGACTCATCATGATTTTCAATGCCAATTCTATAAACATGAATGCGGAATCCCTTTTGTAATTTCGCTTTTGTACTGTACTGAGCTATTTTCCCGTTCAATTTAACCATTGTCGGTTCGTAACAGTTTGTTCACGTTTAACGTGCGTCTCGTCAGTTATGGATGCACACGGAAGGTTGCCAAACAAGaatgcttagcaacttcccaagttcACCCATGAATCGACGGACGCACgttaaccatgaaccaattgtttataacattgacattgtTTTATCAAGTTTCAGTTTCTCCAAACTCATGGAAAGCTTACAGCCATGCGTTTCAGTAGCTACATTATGCATCCATTAGGGTGCTGATGACGTGACAAATTGCCCGAGACTTTCTTAGCTTTGTTGTAACTATACATAACATTTCTGTTCTTCAACAGTGCCAATGTACAGATATTGTTGGACGAAAAAGCTGTGTAATGGAGGGGCTCAAGTTTGAAGACGGGCAACGCTGGAAAAAGGACAAATGTACAGTGTGTGACTGCAAGGTAAGCAGTTTTACAAAGTAGTTGGTCTGTTTTCAAAGTCTTCACTGGTAATAACCCTGGAACGGTAATTTTAGATATCGAGTGCTTTAAGACGAGAAAACAGTCGCCATCGTGTTCTAATTATACTCTTTAAGTTTTCGACACGTCGCACAACAAAATGTCAAAGgatgttttaaaaaaaagaaagattaaCTAGTTATGTTCTCCAAGTGTGATTTCCTTatcattcttctttttttgtagAGCGGACAAGTTATTTGCACTCATATCTGCCAAACCTGCAATGACACTGGCGTCATATACTTGCAAGGAGAGACCTGGAAAGCAGCCACTAACAGCTGTTTGGATTGTCGTTGTGAGGTACGTTTTTCTATCTCTGCCATGATTGGCTAGAAACCTATGAAATACTATGTTTAAAAACTTCAGAGTGTGTTGTATACAAAGTAAACAGCAAGTTGGATGACGTGTAACACTTTATGTTGGCATAGTATTTTAACTGTGTCATGAAGACTTAAGAATTTAGTAAGAGGTTAAGCAGCAAGGACGGCGCTACCGCAGCGAAACTTGAACttcaattgaaaataaattatttgcttGCAAGCTAGATTTGTTGACAAAGTACGCTGCCAAGTGACTGGTGGCAGCGCCATTGAAGGAAATATAAAGACTTAGCGATAAACTCTTGAGTGTTCACGTCGTCatcaaatttggaaatttcacgtcgtcgtttggcaaacTCCTTCAATGAAATGTACGTGCCGCACCTGCAGCACGATTAcatttcctcgttcaaccaatcaaatcactgcTTTTTGACGTTGCCATGGTCTTTGGAGTCGACCGAGTTTTACTTAAACTCCCTAACACGACTATGCAACAACTTGAATGCTATTATATGTAGCCAGGTCAACCGTTTGGAAAAATCAGCGCTTGTCCCAGCATGAAATGACGATTAATTTTCCCTTCGGTTCCTCCCGTATATTTATAGCTCATTTTTAATCAGAGATTTCATTCGCATTTGAGGAGTAAATGCTTCTGTACACCATGCAGGTTGCTTTTAGATAGAGAAATAAGCCTTCTAACCGCATTCATGTGCAAAAttgactttgtttttctttcctttggtttgtgaCTTACTTATTTCTTGCTGTGTAGAAAGGAAAATCCATTTGTTCGCCGCCCAACTGCCCAGTTCCCGATTGCACcagcaaaaaatacaaagacCTTGTAATTCCTGAAGGAAAATGTTGCCCCGTTTGCAAAGGTAATTGGTTTTCATGTCTTCAAGGGGAGAGGCTTTTGAGATGAACACGTGTTTCAAATTCAACGCCAAATATAGAAGCATCTGCGTCGAGTGCAGTTTGCTTTTCCTCGGATTGGTGGAGAAAGTTGACATACAGGATCGTGTTGGCCAATCACCAAGCACATTCAATCCAAACCAAGAATGAAAATCACCCTTAGCTGACAATGAAACAACTCTCTCGAACCGAGAGTAAGAGATAACAAAAGACGGGTTTATCGTAGGTTATAAAGCTACCTCAAAATGTTGCGATACATGACACTTTCATAAAACTATCAACGCACTAGCAACTCCAACATTATTTGGTCAggaaaatttaagaaacaaaaataagaataaaaGAGTAGTACGTTAAATATAGTTACTCTTCGTCTCCTACCCAGGAGTTTTGAGTTCGATTATCTGCTGGAGGGCTAAGGGATCGGCTTCTCATTCTTCTGAGCTCCACTGTGGTAGGGTTAGGACCTGGAAAACACATCCTCCCTAACGCCAAAGCCCGACGTTATAGTGAATGAAAAAGGATCCTTATGATTGTCTCTTAATTTGGTCAATCGTTGTACTTTTCAAGCGTACTTGACTGTCCATAGGACAGCACATACCACAATTTCAAAGTCATGGATTTTGAATTCTATCATTCCCGAATCACTTTCCTTTGTAGCTTCTTTGGGGTTTCCTATTTGACCGTGCTAATTAGAATGGAAGCTCTGACCAAAGTGGGGTAAACCCTAGAGAAAAAGTGAGATCGATCAGTGAATTTCAGCCCACCTGCATTTTTCAGAGATGGGAGCGGCGCTTGATCGCCATTAAACAGCCACGATTCCCCACTGATTTGAAGAACTCTAGACTCTGcgttaaaaatattgccatttttacTTTGCAGAGGACCAATGTATG
This genomic stretch from Acropora muricata isolate sample 2 chromosome 5, ASM3666990v1, whole genome shotgun sequence harbors:
- the LOC136918515 gene encoding uncharacterized protein, whose amino-acid sequence is MAVLMMTKFRVIFLVATLISSLLSGTHSSDPNLVDKIEMFKAVGLLNKQFTGVTHTSGKLANGKAFHFTDKTTHLIASQEAYNQANKLIHNSHDFSIFAWAKIDSDPSAIYRNTIVSISSKAGSDLFLLVMIEGKQRGTGLKVTVSVQDKRGSRLQYSGETNRQFEFKKWHNITVRFQDAQSLIRIFVDDKMIVVKEFRGFDIFPDDAQLRLAQVYAVDAEDLGAIKDRFTGDLQDVKFIRGTSLDDCPPLDRCQCTDIVGRKSCVMEGLKFEDGQRWKKDKCTVCDCKSGQVICTHICQTCNDTGVIYLQGETWKAATNSCLDCRCEKGKSICSPPNCPVPDCTSKKYKDLVIPEGKCCPVCKEDQCMGTGKEYRKCGCKQTCSNFEPSGSNCNPCSEGCFCPRGQVLNDRGQCVAPIRCPCTYHGETYQSGQGLQVGPCKMCKCFIGKMFCFPTRCRSG